Proteins from one Cicer arietinum cultivar CDC Frontier isolate Library 1 chromosome 3, Cicar.CDCFrontier_v2.0, whole genome shotgun sequence genomic window:
- the LOC140919770 gene encoding uncharacterized protein has protein sequence MDQGEDNSDEMYEGLEPDFEDMNDCLERDFDERYDDFDAMNDAMNKGGEDVMVDLTDVFSTGMMFDTRDDLLKWARNVGRENGVVVVIFRSENGTARPRTKTKLILGCEISGKYRPWKNPKPTRSTWSRKCECPFRLRGTPSNVGDGWYLHVICGVHNHELAKKLTSHAFLGRLSQEEKVVLEMTFCVGFAYLQSECVDNFTWALQMLKEQITGGEVEVIVTDRDLALMNDVECVFPKAVNLLCLFHVCKNVKAKCKMIVFPKRKQVQIMEAWEALVYSYDETQYYMNLANFEGICSSSSIFNDYVHDQWLIPHKERFVEAWTNRVMHFGNTTTQRVESAHWSLKRIL, from the exons ATGGACCAAGGGGAAGACAATAGTGATGAAATGTATGAAGGTTTGGAACCTGATTTTGAGGATATGAATGACTGTTTGGAACGTGATTTCGATGAAAGGTATGATGATTTTGATGCAATGAATGATGCTATGAACAAGGGAGGTGAAGATGTTATGGTTGATTTGACTGATGTATTTAGCACCGGCATGATGTTTGATACGCGAGATGATTTATTAAAATGGGCTAGAAATGTTGGAAGGGAAAATGGAGTTGTCGTTGTTATTTTTAGATCTGAAAATGGGACAGCACGACcaagaacaaagacaaaattaattcttggttgtgaaatAAGCGGTAAATATAGACCTTGGAAGAATCCTAAACCGACGAGGAGTACTTGGAGTAGAAAATGTGAATGTCCTTTTAGATTGAGAGGTACACCATCAAATGTTGGTGATGGATGGTATTTGCATGTAATATGCGGTGTCCATAACCACGAATTGGCCAAAAAACTGACTAGTCATGCTTTCTTAGGCCGATTGTCTCAAGAAGAGAAAGTTGTACTTG aaatgacattttgtgTGGGATTTGCGTATCTACAGTCTGAGTGTGTTGATAATTTTACATGGGCACTACAAATGTTGAAAGAACAGATTACAGGTGGTGAAGTTGAAGTAATTGTtactgatagagatcttgcttTAATGAACGATGTTGAATGTGTTTTTCCAAAGGCGGTCAATTTATTATGCCTGTTTCATGTATGCAAAAATGTGAAAGCAAAGTGCAAGATGATTGTTTTTCCAAAAAGGAAGCAGGTGCAAATAATGGAGGCATGGGAGGCTCTTGTTTACAGTTATGATGAGACTCAGTACTACATGAATTTGGCTAACTTTGAAGGAATTTGTAGTAGCTCTTCTATCTTTAATGATTATGTACATGACCAGTGGTTAATTCCTcacaaggaaagatttgttgaggcGTGGACTAATAGAGTTATGCATTTTGGGAACACTACAACACAAAGGGTTGAGTCGGCGCACTGGAGTTTGAAACGGATATTATAA